The following proteins are co-located in the Mesorhizobium australicum WSM2073 genome:
- a CDS encoding gluconokinase: MDENAAQAPTGASGLAPPAIVVMGVAGCGKSAVGIALATALDAVFIEGDRLHPPENVARMARGEPLTDQLREGWLDAIGEQIQASIGKRQGVVAACSALKRGYRERLRGFCPDIVFLYLEIDPATARRRVGNRKGHFMPASLVDSQFAILEPPGQDERALTLDATRPVDELVAQAMRLIRPS; encoded by the coding sequence GTGGACGAAAACGCAGCGCAGGCGCCGACGGGCGCTTCCGGTTTGGCGCCTCCGGCCATCGTGGTGATGGGTGTCGCCGGCTGCGGCAAGTCAGCCGTCGGCATCGCGCTGGCCACCGCGCTCGATGCCGTCTTCATCGAGGGCGACAGGCTGCATCCGCCCGAAAACGTCGCCCGCATGGCACGCGGCGAACCGCTCACCGATCAACTGCGCGAAGGCTGGCTCGACGCGATCGGCGAGCAGATCCAGGCCTCGATCGGCAAGCGGCAAGGTGTGGTCGCCGCCTGCTCGGCGCTGAAGCGCGGTTATCGCGAGCGCCTGCGCGGTTTTTGCCCTGATATCGTCTTCCTCTATCTGGAGATCGATCCCGCCACCGCGCGGCGGCGCGTTGGCAACCGCAAGGGCCATTTCATGCCGGCAAGCCTGGTTGACAGCCAGTTCGCCATCCTTGAGCCGCCGGGGCAAGACGAGCGGGCATTGACGCTCGACGCGACACGGCCGGTCGACGAACTCGTCGCCCAGGCAATGCGCTTGATACGCCCGTCATGA
- a CDS encoding sulfate ABC transporter substrate-binding protein yields the protein MKRFFLSVAVAAGLILASSQAWSADKLLNASYDVGRELFVQVNKAFIAKHPGVSVDQSHAGTSAQARAIAEGLGADVVTFNQVTDVDFLVKKGLVSADWQKDFPDNASPFYSLPSFLVRAGNPKHIKDWNDLVRDDVQVIFPNPKTSGNARYTYLAATAYAKEAFKGDDAKVKEFITKLFNNVPIFDTGGRAATTTFVQREIGDVLITFESETRGIRKEYGDDKFEQVTPSVSLLAEFPVAIVDKVADEHGTRDLAKSYLDFLYTPEGQGIAAENGLRARDAAVAAKYKADFPDVRLLTVEDVFGGWDKVQKEHFAAGGLLDQAYGSR from the coding sequence ATGAAGCGATTTTTCCTCAGCGTTGCCGTCGCAGCCGGCCTCATCCTCGCATCCTCCCAGGCTTGGTCGGCCGACAAGCTGCTCAACGCCTCCTATGACGTCGGCCGCGAACTCTTCGTGCAGGTCAACAAGGCCTTTATCGCCAAGCATCCGGGCGTCAGCGTCGACCAGTCCCATGCCGGCACCTCGGCGCAGGCGCGCGCCATCGCCGAGGGCCTCGGGGCCGACGTCGTCACCTTCAACCAGGTCACCGATGTCGACTTCCTGGTCAAGAAGGGCCTCGTCTCGGCCGACTGGCAGAAGGATTTTCCAGACAACGCCTCGCCCTTCTATTCGCTGCCTTCGTTTCTCGTCCGCGCGGGCAATCCCAAGCACATCAAGGACTGGAACGACCTCGTGCGCGACGACGTGCAGGTGATCTTTCCCAATCCGAAGACGTCGGGCAATGCGCGCTACACCTATCTGGCGGCCACCGCCTACGCCAAGGAAGCCTTCAAGGGCGACGACGCCAAGGTGAAGGAGTTCATTACCAAGCTGTTCAACAACGTGCCGATCTTCGACACCGGCGGGCGCGCCGCGACCACCACCTTCGTGCAGCGCGAGATCGGCGACGTGCTGATCACCTTCGAATCCGAGACGCGCGGCATCCGCAAGGAATATGGCGACGACAAGTTCGAGCAGGTCACCCCTTCGGTCAGCCTGCTGGCGGAATTCCCGGTGGCGATCGTCGACAAGGTCGCCGACGAACACGGCACGCGTGACCTGGCCAAGAGCTATCTCGACTTCCTCTATACGCCCGAGGGCCAGGGCATTGCCGCCGAGAATGGCCTGCGCGCACGCGACGCGGCTGTCGCGGCCAAATACAAGGCCGATTTTCCGGACGTGCGCCTGCTGACGGTGGAAGACGTCTTCGGCGGTTGGGACAAGGTCCAAAAAGAGCATTTCGCCGCCGGCGGCCTGCTCGACCAAGCTTATGGCAGCCGGTAA
- a CDS encoding DUF1778 domain-containing protein, whose translation MRIREDMRILIDRAAKLRGKTRSDFMIDAAYRAAEDTLLDQTLIKVDAQSYRHYLDILDEPPSGEGFARLMNVPKPWQD comes from the coding sequence CTGCGCATTCGCGAGGATATGCGCATACTGATTGACCGCGCCGCAAAGCTACGCGGGAAAACTCGTTCCGATTTCATGATCGATGCCGCCTACCGCGCGGCCGAGGATACGCTCCTCGACCAAACACTGATCAAGGTAGATGCCCAGAGTTACCGGCACTATCTCGACATCCTCGATGAACCGCCAAGCGGGGAAGGTTTTGCGCGTCTTATGAACGTGCCCAAGCCATGGCAGGACTGA
- a CDS encoding ABC transporter permease gives MKDWRYWLAEQRGTLLALGIFIVMFVIYTSNHPAGFTANVVQTAANKGVLLAFVAMAQTLVVITSGIDLSVGMIFLLTNCLASWLVVGTPLQTTLGVIAVLVAGLLCGAVNGAIVIYGRLQPIVATIATGAVYYGIGLLLRPFPGGSVNEDLADALTGRVFGFVPASLVVLLAIVLVIWVPFSRSILGRAAYAAGSSETAAYMSGVPIRRGKFAAYTLAGLLAAIGGLFLTFFTYTGEAAYASGNSYTLFSIAAVVLGGVSLFGGKGSAIGAIFGALAFRTIGDLLFVFDFDPLWQPLFQGVILLVAVSLGAFALFRVRNRLEWFL, from the coding sequence GTGAAAGACTGGCGCTACTGGCTGGCCGAGCAGCGCGGAACGTTGCTGGCTCTCGGCATCTTCATCGTCATGTTCGTCATCTACACCTCGAACCACCCGGCGGGCTTCACCGCCAATGTCGTGCAGACGGCGGCGAACAAGGGCGTGCTGCTTGCCTTCGTCGCCATGGCGCAGACGCTGGTCGTCATCACCTCCGGCATCGACCTGTCCGTGGGCATGATCTTCCTGCTCACCAACTGCCTGGCCTCCTGGCTGGTGGTAGGCACGCCGTTGCAGACCACGCTCGGCGTCATCGCCGTGCTTGTGGCGGGCCTTCTGTGCGGCGCCGTCAACGGCGCCATCGTCATCTATGGGCGGCTGCAGCCGATCGTCGCCACCATCGCCACCGGGGCTGTCTACTACGGCATCGGACTGTTGTTGCGACCTTTCCCGGGCGGTTCGGTCAATGAGGACCTGGCCGACGCGCTGACCGGCCGCGTGTTCGGCTTTGTGCCGGCGAGCCTGGTGGTGCTGCTCGCCATCGTGCTGGTGATCTGGGTGCCGTTCAGCCGCTCGATCCTCGGCCGCGCGGCATACGCGGCGGGCTCTTCGGAAACGGCGGCCTATATGTCCGGCGTGCCGATCCGGCGCGGCAAGTTCGCCGCCTATACGCTGGCCGGGCTGCTGGCGGCGATCGGCGGGCTGTTCCTCACCTTCTTCACCTATACGGGCGAGGCTGCCTACGCGAGCGGCAACTCCTACACGTTGTTCTCGATCGCGGCGGTCGTGCTGGGTGGTGTGTCGCTGTTCGGCGGCAAGGGCAGCGCTATCGGCGCCATCTTCGGCGCCCTTGCCTTCCGCACCATTGGCGACCTGTTGTTCGTGTTCGACTTCGATCCGCTCTGGCAGCCGCTGTTCCAGGGCGTTATCCTGCTGGTCGCCGTCAGCCTCGGCGCCTTCGCCCTTTTTCGGGTCCGCAACCGGCTGGAGTGGTTCCTGTGA
- the cysW gene encoding sulfate ABC transporter permease subunit CysW, protein MADPEIKSYEPYHESRSAAVTESRPARAVLMAIVFVFLAVFLLLPLIIVFKEAFAKGVGTYLQSLSDADTRSAIRLTLLVAAISVPLNIVFGISAAWAIAKFEFKGKAFLTTLIDLPFSVSPVISGLVYVLLFGAQGLLGEWLKAHGIQILFAVPGIVLATVFVTFPFVARELIPLMQEQGNGDEEAALSLGANGWQAFWYVTLPNVKWGLLYGVLLCNARAMGEFGAVSVVSGHIRGLTNTMPLHVEILYNEYNAVGAFAVASLLAGLALVTLVLKTLLEMRYGAELAATRGH, encoded by the coding sequence ATGGCTGATCCCGAGATCAAATCATACGAACCGTATCATGAGAGCCGCTCGGCGGCGGTGACCGAGAGCCGGCCGGCACGCGCCGTGCTGATGGCCATCGTCTTCGTCTTTCTCGCCGTCTTCCTGCTGCTGCCGCTGATCATCGTTTTCAAGGAAGCTTTCGCCAAAGGCGTTGGCACCTACCTGCAATCGCTAAGCGATGCCGACACGCGTTCGGCGATCCGCCTGACCTTGCTGGTGGCCGCGATCTCGGTCCCGCTCAACATCGTCTTCGGCATCTCGGCCGCCTGGGCGATCGCCAAGTTCGAGTTCAAGGGCAAGGCCTTCCTGACCACGCTGATCGACCTGCCGTTCTCGGTCTCGCCGGTCATTTCGGGTCTGGTCTACGTGCTTCTCTTCGGTGCTCAAGGGTTGCTCGGCGAGTGGCTGAAGGCACATGGCATCCAGATCCTGTTCGCCGTGCCGGGCATTGTGCTGGCCACCGTCTTCGTCACCTTCCCCTTCGTCGCCCGCGAACTTATTCCGCTCATGCAGGAACAGGGCAATGGCGACGAGGAGGCGGCGCTGTCGCTTGGCGCCAATGGCTGGCAGGCCTTCTGGTACGTGACCTTGCCTAACGTCAAATGGGGCCTGCTCTACGGCGTCCTTTTGTGCAATGCGCGCGCCATGGGCGAGTTCGGCGCGGTTTCGGTGGTGTCGGGCCACATACGCGGCCTGACCAACACCATGCCGCTGCATGTCGAAATCCTCTACAACGAGTACAACGCCGTCGGCGCCTTTGCCGTTGCTTCCTTGCTTGCCGGGCTGGCGCTCGTCACGCTGGTCTTGAAAACACTGCTCGAGATGCGCTACGGCGCCGAACTCGCCGCGACGCGCGGACATTAG
- the cysT gene encoding sulfate ABC transporter permease subunit CysT, giving the protein MTTAPARAGWRFRQPSVIPGFGLTLGFSLAYLTLIILIPLSGLIWRSAALGWVDFWAIATDRRTINALRISFGTAFIAAVVNVVFGTLVAWVLVRYRFPGRRIVDAMVDLPFALPTAVAGIALTTLYAPNGWIGKLLMPLGIKVAYTPLGIVIALIFIGLPFVVRTVQPIMEEIDKEVEEAAATLGASRFQIITRVLFPGLAPAIITGFSLAFARGVGEYGSVIFIAGNLPYKSEIAPLLIVIRLEEYNYPAATAIAAIMLALSFIMLLIVNLVQTWSRKRYG; this is encoded by the coding sequence ATGACCACAGCACCCGCGCGGGCGGGGTGGCGGTTCAGACAGCCGAGCGTCATTCCGGGTTTCGGATTGACGCTCGGCTTCTCGCTTGCCTACCTCACCCTCATCATCCTCATCCCCCTATCCGGGCTGATCTGGCGTTCGGCCGCTCTCGGCTGGGTCGATTTCTGGGCCATCGCCACCGATCGCCGCACGATCAACGCCCTTCGAATCAGCTTCGGCACGGCGTTCATCGCGGCTGTCGTCAATGTCGTCTTCGGCACGCTCGTCGCCTGGGTGCTGGTGCGCTACCGTTTTCCCGGCCGCCGCATCGTCGACGCCATGGTCGACCTGCCCTTCGCGCTGCCGACGGCGGTGGCCGGCATCGCGCTGACCACGCTCTACGCGCCGAATGGCTGGATCGGCAAATTGCTGATGCCGCTCGGCATCAAGGTCGCCTACACGCCGCTCGGCATCGTCATTGCGCTGATCTTCATCGGCCTGCCCTTCGTCGTGCGAACCGTGCAGCCGATCATGGAAGAGATCGACAAGGAAGTGGAGGAAGCCGCAGCCACGCTTGGCGCCAGCCGCTTCCAGATCATCACCCGCGTGCTCTTTCCCGGCCTGGCGCCCGCCATCATCACCGGCTTCTCGCTGGCCTTCGCGCGTGGCGTCGGCGAATACGGCTCGGTCATCTTCATCGCCGGCAACCTGCCCTACAAATCCGAGATCGCGCCGCTTCTGATCGTCATCCGGCTCGAGGAATACAATTACCCGGCGGCGACCGCGATCGCCGCGATCATGCTGGCGCTGTCGTTCATCATGCTGTTGATCGTCAATCTGGTGCAGACATGGAGCCGCAAGCGCTATGGCTGA
- a CDS encoding GNAT family N-acetyltransferase, protein MLSAPTPLAENHDLELFQSGTESLDQWLRRRARANQVSGASRTYVVAEGTRVVGYYCLSSGGLDLAEAPGIVRRNMPDPIPMVVLGRLAVDTGWQGKGPGAALLQDAVLRAGQAATILGIRGIFVHAISDEAKAFYERHGFAASPKNPMTLVLSLKGLVKG, encoded by the coding sequence ATGCTGTCGGCGCCCACGCCGCTGGCCGAGAACCACGATCTCGAACTTTTCCAAAGCGGAACGGAAAGTCTCGACCAATGGCTTCGCCGCCGCGCACGGGCCAACCAGGTCAGTGGCGCATCTCGTACTTATGTGGTCGCGGAAGGCACACGCGTTGTCGGCTACTACTGCCTGTCTTCGGGCGGGCTTGACCTGGCGGAAGCGCCCGGCATTGTTCGGCGCAACATGCCGGATCCCATTCCAATGGTCGTGCTCGGGCGTCTCGCGGTGGACACAGGCTGGCAAGGGAAGGGACCGGGTGCAGCGCTTCTGCAAGATGCCGTCCTGCGCGCCGGTCAAGCCGCGACGATCCTCGGGATACGCGGAATTTTTGTTCATGCGATATCGGACGAAGCGAAAGCCTTTTATGAGCGCCATGGCTTTGCGGCTTCCCCGAAAAATCCCATGACATTGGTGCTGTCGTTGAAAGGCCTGGTGAAAGGGTAG
- a CDS encoding M15 family metallopeptidase — protein sequence MRQAIQRIGFCALMIAGSALPAPADPLPAGFVRLADVAPSIRQDIRYANADNFLHRKVNGYDAPVCILTREAAEALSRVQRAIATRGLTLVVFDCYRPARAVADMGEWTAAGGPPDPQWYPTVKRGDLIAKGYVGDRSSHSRGSTVDVAIAPVDSTPVPKPACGAIDADTLDFGTGFDCFDPMSETAHRPLGAKAAANRKLLVDAMRAGGFKNYAREWWHFALAREPFQKQRFDFPVTAE from the coding sequence ATGCGCCAGGCGATTCAGCGCATTGGCTTTTGTGCGCTGATGATTGCCGGCTCGGCCCTGCCGGCGCCTGCCGATCCCCTCCCCGCGGGTTTCGTTCGCCTCGCCGATGTCGCCCCATCGATCCGCCAGGACATTCGCTACGCCAACGCCGACAATTTTCTGCACCGCAAGGTGAATGGCTATGACGCGCCGGTCTGCATTTTGACCCGGGAGGCCGCCGAGGCACTTTCCAGAGTCCAGCGGGCGATCGCCACCAGAGGCCTGACGCTGGTCGTCTTCGACTGCTATCGCCCTGCCCGCGCCGTTGCCGACATGGGTGAATGGACGGCCGCGGGTGGACCGCCGGACCCGCAATGGTATCCGACGGTCAAGCGTGGCGATCTCATTGCCAAGGGCTACGTCGGTGATCGGTCCAGCCATTCGCGCGGCTCCACCGTCGATGTTGCCATCGCGCCTGTCGACAGTACCCCCGTGCCGAAACCGGCCTGCGGCGCGATCGATGCCGACACCCTCGATTTCGGCACCGGCTTCGATTGTTTCGACCCGATGAGCGAGACCGCGCATCGCCCGCTCGGCGCCAAAGCCGCGGCAAACCGAAAGCTGCTCGTCGATGCCATGCGTGCTGGCGGGTTCAAGAACTACGCGCGCGAATGGTGGCATTTTGCGCTGGCCCGGGAGCCATTTCAAAAGCAGCGCTTCGATTTCCCGGTGACCGCCGAGTAA
- a CDS encoding sulfate/molybdate ABC transporter ATP-binding protein, producing MEVRVANVRKEFERFPALHDVSLDIKSGELIALLGPSGSGKTTLLRLIAGLERPTRGKIFFGDEDASQKSIQERNVGFVFQHYALFRHMTVADNIGFGLKVRHGPTRPSTPEIRRRASELLDLVQLSGLEKRYPAQLSGGQRQRVALARAMAIEPKVLLLDEPFGALDAQVRRELRRWLREIHDRTGHTTVFVTHDQEEALELADRVVVMSQGRIEQVGTADDIYDTPNSPFVYGFIGESSSLPVKVENGEIWLADRPIGLSAPHAPEGDAMLYFRPHDVELLDGCSGCIAGTVAASRRVAGTRRVELEIGGERQRVEIELPVDHPAAQKSRVAFRPGRWKLFPAA from the coding sequence ATGGAAGTTCGCGTTGCCAACGTGCGCAAGGAGTTCGAGCGGTTTCCGGCGCTCCACGATGTCTCGCTCGACATCAAGTCGGGCGAACTGATCGCGCTGCTCGGACCGTCCGGCTCCGGCAAGACGACGCTGCTCAGGCTGATCGCCGGACTGGAGCGCCCGACGCGTGGGAAAATCTTCTTTGGTGACGAGGACGCTTCGCAGAAATCGATCCAGGAGCGCAACGTAGGCTTCGTCTTCCAGCACTACGCGCTGTTCCGCCACATGACGGTGGCCGACAATATCGGCTTCGGCCTCAAGGTGCGGCACGGGCCGACGCGGCCGTCGACCCCCGAAATCCGCCGCCGCGCCTCCGAGCTTCTCGATCTTGTCCAGCTTTCAGGGCTGGAGAAGCGCTATCCGGCGCAGCTTTCGGGCGGCCAGCGCCAGCGTGTGGCGCTCGCCCGCGCCATGGCCATCGAACCCAAGGTGCTGCTGCTCGACGAGCCGTTCGGCGCGCTCGATGCGCAGGTGCGCCGGGAACTGCGTCGCTGGCTGCGCGAAATCCATGACCGCACCGGCCACACCACCGTCTTCGTGACCCACGACCAGGAAGAGGCTTTGGAGCTTGCCGACCGCGTCGTGGTGATGAGCCAGGGGCGCATCGAACAGGTCGGCACCGCCGACGACATCTACGACACGCCGAACTCGCCTTTCGTCTACGGCTTCATCGGTGAATCCAGCTCCCTTCCCGTCAAGGTCGAGAATGGCGAGATCTGGCTGGCCGACCGTCCGATCGGATTGTCGGCGCCGCATGCGCCCGAGGGCGACGCGATGCTCTACTTCCGGCCGCATGACGTCGAACTGCTGGACGGCTGCAGCGGCTGCATCGCCGGCACCGTGGCCGCCAGCCGCCGCGTCGCCGGCACAAGGCGCGTCGAGCTCGAGATCGGCGGCGAACGCCAGCGGGTCGAGATCGAACTGCCGGTCGATCATCCGGCGGCGCAGAAGAGCCGCGTGGCGTTCCGGCCGGGGCGCTGGAAGCTGTTTCCGGCTGCGTAG
- a CDS encoding sulfate ABC transporter substrate-binding protein — protein sequence MTKPHFRKLLGALVATSIQFGTLGFAFADTTILNVSYDPTRELYKAYDEAFAAHWKAETGETVTIQQSHGGSGAQARAVIDGLDADVVTLALEGDINAIVSKSKKINPDWRTKFENNSAPYTSTIIFLVRKGNPKGIHDWNDLVKDGVQVITPNPKTSGGARWNYLAAWAYANANDGGDEAKTKDFVGKLYANAPVLDTGARGSTVTFAQKGLGDVLIAWENDAYLALDEFGADNFDIVYPPTSILAEPPVAVVDANVDAKGTRKVAEAYLSYLYSKEGQTIIAKNHYRPSKPELVPPEDLAKLPPIKLITIDDPLFGGWKKAQPYHFGDGGIFDQIYKPAQ from the coding sequence ATGACCAAACCTCATTTCAGGAAACTGCTCGGCGCACTGGTCGCCACATCTATCCAGTTCGGCACGCTCGGTTTCGCGTTTGCCGACACCACCATTCTCAATGTGTCCTACGATCCGACGCGCGAGCTCTACAAGGCCTATGACGAGGCCTTCGCCGCGCATTGGAAGGCGGAGACCGGCGAGACGGTGACCATCCAGCAGTCGCATGGCGGATCGGGTGCCCAGGCCCGCGCGGTGATCGATGGCCTCGACGCCGATGTGGTGACGCTGGCGCTCGAAGGCGACATCAACGCCATCGTCTCGAAGTCAAAGAAGATCAATCCAGACTGGCGCACCAAATTCGAAAACAATTCGGCGCCCTACACCTCGACGATCATCTTCCTTGTCCGCAAGGGCAATCCCAAGGGCATCCACGACTGGAACGACCTCGTCAAGGACGGTGTCCAGGTGATCACGCCCAACCCCAAAACCTCGGGCGGCGCACGCTGGAACTATCTCGCGGCCTGGGCCTATGCCAACGCCAATGATGGCGGCGATGAAGCCAAGACCAAGGACTTCGTCGGCAAGCTCTACGCCAATGCTCCCGTGCTCGACACCGGCGCGCGCGGCTCGACCGTGACCTTCGCGCAAAAAGGCCTGGGTGACGTGCTGATCGCCTGGGAAAACGACGCCTATCTGGCGCTCGACGAGTTCGGCGCCGACAATTTCGACATCGTTTATCCGCCGACCTCCATCCTGGCCGAGCCACCGGTGGCCGTGGTCGACGCCAATGTCGACGCCAAGGGCACACGCAAGGTGGCCGAGGCCTATCTGAGCTACCTCTATTCCAAGGAAGGCCAGACCATCATCGCCAAGAACCATTATAGGCCGTCCAAGCCCGAACTGGTTCCGCCCGAGGATCTCGCCAAGCTGCCGCCGATCAAGCTGATCACCATCGACGATCCGCTTTTCGGCGGCTGGAAGAAAGCGCAGCCTTATCATTTCGGCGACGGTGGTATATTCGACCAGATCTACAAGCCGGCCCAGTGA
- a CDS encoding ABC transporter permease, which yields MSETTLGGIAGRMPKFIRRADPAVLTAFACIVVLLLVGSLYSRSFLSPEYLLQQLKVASFLGVIATGMMLVILLGQIDLSVPWSVAAGAMMACAAAAYGPAGVVLAIPFGIFCGVLIGIVNGIGVAYLRIPSMIITLATNAVAQGLMVVYTGGFSPQDSATGAMRYLATGFTIPGVPNAVIIWALIGIAMVFVLTRTGFGRAVYGIGNRERAAYLSGIDTRRVVMIAFAVSGGLSAFGGVLLAGYASKAAQSMGDAYLLPSIAAVVLGGTSILGGRGSYLGTVAGVILITLLQSILSVMQMPEAGRQIIYGVVIVAMLLLYGRAPASR from the coding sequence GTGAGCGAGACGACCTTGGGCGGCATTGCCGGCCGCATGCCGAAATTCATCCGCCGCGCCGACCCGGCGGTGCTGACCGCCTTTGCCTGCATCGTGGTGCTGCTGTTGGTCGGCAGTCTTTATTCGCGCAGCTTCCTGTCGCCTGAATATCTCCTGCAGCAGCTCAAGGTGGCCTCGTTCCTCGGCGTCATCGCCACCGGCATGATGCTGGTCATCCTGCTCGGCCAGATCGACCTGTCGGTGCCGTGGTCGGTGGCGGCGGGCGCGATGATGGCCTGCGCGGCGGCCGCCTACGGTCCGGCCGGGGTGGTGCTGGCGATCCCGTTCGGCATCTTCTGCGGCGTGCTGATCGGCATCGTCAACGGCATCGGCGTCGCCTATTTGCGCATTCCCTCAATGATCATCACGCTCGCCACCAATGCCGTCGCGCAAGGGCTGATGGTGGTCTATACCGGCGGCTTCTCGCCACAGGATTCGGCGACCGGCGCCATGCGCTACCTGGCCACCGGCTTCACCATTCCGGGCGTCCCCAACGCCGTCATCATCTGGGCGCTTATAGGGATCGCGATGGTGTTCGTGCTGACGCGCACCGGCTTCGGCCGCGCGGTCTATGGCATCGGCAACCGCGAGCGTGCCGCCTATCTCTCCGGCATCGACACGAGACGCGTGGTGATGATCGCCTTCGCTGTCTCCGGAGGGCTCTCCGCCTTCGGCGGCGTGCTGCTGGCCGGCTACGCCTCCAAGGCGGCGCAGTCGATGGGCGATGCCTATCTGCTACCGTCGATCGCAGCCGTGGTGCTGGGCGGTACCTCGATCCTGGGCGGGCGCGGCTCCTATCTCGGCACCGTCGCCGGCGTGATCCTGATCACGCTGTTGCAATCCATCCTCTCGGTCATGCAGATGCCGGAGGCGGGACGGCAGATCATCTATGGCGTCGTCATCGTCGCCATGCTCCTGCTTTATGGCCGCGCACCGGCGAGCCGCTGA
- a CDS encoding RrF2 family transcriptional regulator has translation MLTKKGKYGLKALVHLSNLPVGQLAFVNDIAVANNIPKKFLDAILGELRNAGFVQSRKGKEGGYRLARPASEIKIGHVVRVLDGPLAPIPCASRTQYQRCEDCDEATCQVRHMMLEVRQAIAEVLDNRSLAAMRDADNDDFPVELTSQI, from the coding sequence ATGCTGACGAAAAAAGGCAAATACGGCCTCAAGGCCCTCGTGCATCTTTCCAACCTTCCGGTTGGCCAATTGGCCTTCGTCAACGACATCGCCGTCGCCAACAACATCCCGAAGAAATTCCTCGATGCCATACTGGGCGAATTGCGCAACGCCGGCTTCGTCCAGAGCCGCAAGGGCAAGGAAGGTGGCTATCGCCTCGCCCGCCCCGCTTCCGAGATCAAGATCGGCCATGTCGTGCGCGTGCTGGACGGTCCGCTGGCGCCGATACCTTGCGCCAGCCGCACGCAGTACCAGCGCTGCGAGGATTGCGACGAAGCGACCTGCCAGGTCCGGCACATGATGCTGGAAGTGCGCCAGGCGATCGCCGAGGTGCTGGACAACCGCAGCCTCGCCGCCATGCGCGATGCCGACAATGACGATTTTCCGGTCGAGTTGACATCCCAGATCTAG